ACCGTGGTCCTCGCGTGCGGCGTCGACCGCGTCGAGCATCGCCACGGCGGTCCCGCTCGGCGCGTCCCGCTTCCCGTTGTGATGCGCCTCGACGAGTTCCACGTCGTACCCCGGCAGTGCGGCGACCGCGTCCCCGACGACCCCAAGGAGCGCCTGGACGCCGCGCGCGAAGTTCGCCGCCTGCAGGACCGGAACCTCGTCCGCCGCCGCGTCGAGCGCCGCCTGCTGGTCGTCGCTCAGGCCCGTCGTGCCGGTGACGAACGCGACGCCGGCCGCCGCGCACGCCTCGGCGTACTCGACGGTCGACTCGGGCCCCGTGAAGTCCACGACGACGTTCGGTTCGTGGGTCGCCAGCAGCGACGCGAAGTCGTCGCTCGCGGCCACGTCGACGCCCGCGATCGGCGACGCTGGCGGGTTCCGCGCCGTCGCGAACGCGACGTCGACGTCGCGGTCGACGGCCGCCTCGAGCACCTCGCCGCCCGTCCGCCCGGTCGCGCCCGTGACCGCGACGCGCATCAGGAGTCCACCTCCGCGAGCCGGTCGTGGTCCGAGTGCTGCGTATATTCGTCGAGGTCGTCGAGGACGGCCTCGAGGTCGTCGCGGTACTCGTCCGCGAGCCGGGAGAGCGGCGATCGGAGCGTCGGGCCGTGGTGGCCGCGGACGTGCATCGCCTCCTTGACGGGGATCGGGTTCGTCTCCCAGAACAGCGCGCGCGTCAGGTCGCCGAGCTCGTGGTGGATGTCGCGCGCGGTCTCGTAGTCGCCGGCCAGCGCCGCGCCGACCATCGCGGTCGTCCGCTCCGGTTCGACGTTCGCGACGACCGAGATCGTCCCGTGGCCGCCGATCGAGAGGATGGGGAGCGTGAGCGCGTCGTCGCCGGAGAGCACCGCGAAGTCGTCGTCGCGCGTGCGTTCGATTATCTCCGTGATCTGCCCGAGGTCGCCGGAGGCGGCCTTGAACCCGACGACGTTCTCGTGGTCGGCGAGCGCGACCGCGGTATCCGGCTCGATGTTGCGGCCGGTCCGCGAGGGCACGTTGTAGACGATCTGGGGGGCGTCGATCTCGTCGGCGAGCGTCTCGTAGTGCGAGCGGAGGCCGCGCTGCTCGGGCTTGTTGTAGTACGGCGAGATGAGGAGGAGCGCGTCCGCGCCGGCGTCGACCGAGCGCTGACCGAGGTCGAGCGCCTCTCGCGTGTTGTTCGACCCGGCGCCCGCGATGACGGGGACGTCGTCGACCGCGTCGACGACCGCTTCGACGACCTCGACGTGTTCGTCGTGACTGAGCGTCGCGGACTCGCCGGTGGAGCCGACGGGGACGACGCCGTCGACGCCGGCGGCCTCGACGCGCTGGGCGTTCTCGCGGAGGGTCTGGAAGTCGATGCTGCCGTCCGTGGTCATGGGTGTGGTGAGTGCGGGGTGAACGCCGCGAAGGTCGATGTCGTGTGTCATGTTGGATGGGGTACGCTGTCGGATTCTCGTGGTCTCGGACGCGATTCGAACCGTCGGGATCGCCCGGAACGGGGGTGCCAGGCCCGCTACGAGCAGCTATTGCGTCCGTTTACCGAATGTAAAACGAGGTGTGCCACTCTCGGGCCGGAAGCGTGCCGGTCGAGACGTGGCGGTCCGCATTACCAGTGTCCAGGGGGTCCGAGAGGTATAATGCTTGTGTCGCTCGCAGAACGTGCCCGTGCTCGCGACCAGTACCGTGGTTCTAGTTGACGCATGGCTTATGAGGGCGTCGTTGGCGAGGAGGACGGGGTCGGTAGCAAGACCCTTCACGGAGACGGACGCATGCCCGAGTATGACCGACATTCATCCGGGCCAGCGAGTCGCGGTCCTCGCGGACTCGCAGAACCTCTACCACACCGCGCAGTCGAAGTACACGCGGAACATCGACTACTCCGCGCTCCTGGAGAAGGCCGTCCAGGATCGGACGCTGACGCGCGCCATCGCGTACGTGATCCGCGCGGACCACGAGGAGGAGGAGTCGTTCTTCGACGCGCTCGTCGACATTGGGTTCGAGACGAAGATCAAGGACATCAAGACGTTCGCGGACGGCTCGAAGAAGGCCGACTGGGACGTCGGGATGAGTCTCGACGCCGTCACGCTCGCGGACCACGTCGACACGGTCGTGCTCTGCACGGGCGACGGCGACTTCTCGCGGCTCTGTTCGCACCTCCGGCACGAGGGCGTGCGCGTCGAGGCGATGGGGTTCCAGACGTCGACGAGCGAGGACCTCGTCGAGGCCGTCGACGAGTTCATCGACCTCGAGGAGCGCCACGAGACGTTCCTCCTCTGAGGACGCGAGCGGCGACGGGTCACCGCCGACGCGTCATTCGGCTCCTTCGTGACGGAAAGAATACGAGAACGAGAGTTGCGGAAACCGTCGGAAGAGAGAGGTCCGGGCCGCAGGAACAGCGAGGTGGTTAGACCGGGCGGCCTTCGCCGGAGGCGCCGACGAGGAGCGCGCCGGCGGCCATCGTGAGGGAGGCTACGGCACCGACGACGAGGGGGATCGTGCTGTTCTGCGGGCTGAGTGCGAAGAGCGCGGCCGTGCTCGCGACGAGCAGGAGCGCTCCGAGTGCGACCTTTTGCGTGTCCATGCGTACAGTGTAGAAGGGGCGCTCGTAGGTTATATCTTTCTCTACGCAACTAGGTGAGAAATATGGTACCGCTTCACATACCGCGTCGGGTGGGTGGCGTGATCGACCGTGATAGTTCGGTCGGTCCGGCGGGACGCAGGCGCGGTCGCGTTCGACACGCTTTCACCAGCCCACCGCGAACCCAGGTCCATGACCACGGACGCCTTCGAGGACGTCGCTCACGCCCGGACCGTCGCCACGTACCAGTTCGGTGCCGGCGCCGGAGACGCGCTCTTCCCTGGGGGCGAGGCGTACGACGTCAAGCGCACGTCCAGCGGCCGCATCGAGCAGGTCGCCGTCGACGACGGCCGCCTCGTCACGCTCGGCACCGACGGCCGGTACACGCTCGGCATCGAAGCCGGCCGCAGGCTCGTCGACGGCCTCGACGACGGCGCGTACCGCGTCGTCGTCGGCGACGAGAGCGAACCGTTCGTCCGCGACGGCAAGAACGTCTTCGCGAAGTTCGTCGGCGACGCCGACCCCCAGATACGGCCCTACGACGAGGTCGCGGTCGTCCACGAGGAATCGGGCGACGTCCTCGCCGTCGGCCGCGCGGAACTCCCCGCCAGCGCGATGCTCGACTTCGACGCCGGGATGGCCGTCCAGGTCCGCGACGGCGCCGACGACTGACCGAGTTGGGGCGTCTCGACGGTTCTCGCTCGCTGCTTTCGCGTCGATCTTCACGCTCGTAACGGATACCTACGAGACTGCACCGGCCGAGCCGTCGTCGGTCTCGTCGGAATGCAGGCGGAGCTCGACGTCGATCCCGTCGTACCAGACTGTCGGGCGCTTCGCACGCCCGTCGGGTTCGAGGTCGAGCAAGCCGAGCGATTCGAGTTCGTTCACTGCCGTGGAGACGTTCTTGACGTCGCGGTCGACGAGACGGGAGAGCTCTCGGACGCTCGCGGGCGATTCGGTCGCGATGGTCCGCAGGAGTTCGACGTTCTTCGTGTTCAGGACGCGCGAGAGCGCCGCCTCGTCGGGGAGCGAGAGCGTACGCTTCGCTTCGGGTCCGTTCCCGCGGTCGAGTTGACGCAGGTCCGTCTCCACGTCGTCGAAGAACTCGTCGGGCGATTCGATGCGGATCGTGAGCGTATCGTGGGTCATCGTGTCGTCACCGTGGATTTGGACTGCGTGGTTCGGTCGGGGGGTCACGGGTCGAGCGCGACTGGAATCTCCCGTCGAAAGCGTTCGAGGAGCGCCTCGTAGCCCGTGAATCGGACTTCCTCGACGCGATCGCCCTCGTGTCGTTCGTGGGTCCCGTGGTGGTTGTCGTACCGGATGTGTGGATCGTCGCCGCCTTTCTCGCCGTAGTGGAACGCGTACTTGACGCCGTCCGGGAACTTCTCCGACTCGGGGACGCGAAGCACGCGGATTCGGACGACGCCGGTCCCGAAGTCGTAGCGGCGGTCGAGGATCGTCGATACCTCGACGTCATCTGGGGCCATCCCCGGTGTTGGTTCGGTCTCCACGGATAAAATATTGTTGGTGGATGCACCAACAATCGGGCGAGCGGAACGTTCGTCACCCTTTTGCTGGTCGACGGTGCATTCACGGG
Above is a genomic segment from Halorubellus sp. JP-L1 containing:
- the dapA gene encoding 4-hydroxy-tetrahydrodipicolinate synthase, which produces MTHDIDLRGVHPALTTPMTTDGSIDFQTLRENAQRVEAAGVDGVVPVGSTGESATLSHDEHVEVVEAVVDAVDDVPVIAGAGSNNTREALDLGQRSVDAGADALLLISPYYNKPEQRGLRSHYETLADEIDAPQIVYNVPSRTGRNIEPDTAVALADHENVVGFKAASGDLGQITEIIERTRDDDFAVLSGDDALTLPILSIGGHGTISVVANVEPERTTAMVGAALAGDYETARDIHHELGDLTRALFWETNPIPVKEAMHVRGHHGPTLRSPLSRLADEYRDDLEAVLDDLDEYTQHSDHDRLAEVDS
- a CDS encoding NYN domain-containing protein, with product MTDIHPGQRVAVLADSQNLYHTAQSKYTRNIDYSALLEKAVQDRTLTRAIAYVIRADHEEEESFFDALVDIGFETKIKDIKTFADGSKKADWDVGMSLDAVTLADHVDTVVLCTGDGDFSRLCSHLRHEGVRVEAMGFQTSTSEDLVEAVDEFIDLEERHETFLL
- the dapB gene encoding 4-hydroxy-tetrahydrodipicolinate reductase — encoded protein: MRVAVTGATGRTGGEVLEAAVDRDVDVAFATARNPPASPIAGVDVAASDDFASLLATHEPNVVVDFTGPESTVEYAEACAAAGVAFVTGTTGLSDDQQAALDAAADEVPVLQAANFARGVQALLGVVGDAVAALPGYDVELVEAHHNGKRDAPSGTAVAMLDAVDAAREDHGIDAGAASGERVHGREGESRREPGEVGVHSLRAGDVPGEHELVIAGNHEELRLQHRATDRGVFAAGALDAAEWLSSRDAGWYEFADVVAVDDDRPGVGDPDDPADIVGTDGGQVPVDAGDEQ
- a CDS encoding DUF6516 family protein, which produces MAPDDVEVSTILDRRYDFGTGVVRIRVLRVPESEKFPDGVKYAFHYGEKGGDDPHIRYDNHHGTHERHEGDRVEEVRFTGYEALLERFRREIPVALDP
- a CDS encoding MarR family transcriptional regulator; protein product: MTHDTLTIRIESPDEFFDDVETDLRQLDRGNGPEAKRTLSLPDEAALSRVLNTKNVELLRTIATESPASVRELSRLVDRDVKNVSTAVNELESLGLLDLEPDGRAKRPTVWYDGIDVELRLHSDETDDGSAGAVS
- a CDS encoding PUA domain-containing protein, with product MTTDAFEDVAHARTVATYQFGAGAGDALFPGGEAYDVKRTSSGRIEQVAVDDGRLVTLGTDGRYTLGIEAGRRLVDGLDDGAYRVVVGDESEPFVRDGKNVFAKFVGDADPQIRPYDEVAVVHEESGDVLAVGRAELPASAMLDFDAGMAVQVRDGADD